A part of Emys orbicularis isolate rEmyOrb1 chromosome 13, rEmyOrb1.hap1, whole genome shotgun sequence genomic DNA contains:
- the POLG2 gene encoding DNA polymerase subunit gamma-2 isoform X1 yields the protein MVLSGCSGIRLWGRARVGVLNPNHPLKGRHPGPDVGASKIQLRHKLGVPGVQVGPPRPAVGVPGVQVGPPRPAVGVPGVQVGPPRPAVGVPGVQVGLPRPAVVVPGVQMPSLRFALGPLFAQLRPYMGGPCNSAEGQHWEGSEVLLDVCQRRHFLRGDQQQALTWDSYLRGCHPGLGPLGMELRKNLAAQWWASVVVSREQVSAVDSLLHRAPGAGMLPAGEALRLIQVGALREIFQNKELNKEQITAALEKVLGMSGVLREDLLHGALEQYINCLELVNKRLPCGLAQVGVCFHPVLDIEPQNDNIARIGERTMSSLVWFSSARTAGQWLDYWLRQRLQWWRKFAIGPSNFSSSDFQDKEGRKGNNLYYSFPWGKEPIETLQSLGDNELLQMYPGNKSKLHGRDGRKNVIPHVLSVSGNLDQGVLAYLCDSLQFTESSLTRKKTLQRKVLKLHPCLTPIKVALDVGRGPTMELRQVCQGLFNELIEKGISVWPGYLETMHTPLEQLYAKYDEMSVLFTILISDATLENGVVQLRSRDTTMKEMMHISRLKDFLTKYITAAKNV from the exons ATGGTGCTGAGCGGTTGCTCGGGGATCAGGCTTTGGGGCAGGGCTCGGGTTGGGGTCCTGAACCCCAACCATCCCCTGAAGGGGAGGCATCCGGGGCCTGACGTGGGCGCCTCCAAGATCCAATTGAGGCACAAGTTGGGGGTCCCTGGGGTGCAGGTGGGCCCCCCCAGGCCTgctgtgggggtccctggggtgcAGGTGGGCCCCCCCAGGCCTgctgtgggggtccctggggtgcAGGTGGGCCCCCCCAGGCCTgctgtgggggtccctggggtgcaggtggggctCCCCAGGCCTGCTGTGGTGGTTCCTGGGGTGCAGATGCCGTCCCTCAGGTTTGCGCTGGGGCCCCTGTTTGCCCAATTGCGGCCCTATATGGGGGGGCCCTGCAACAGTGCAGAGGGGCAGCATTGGGAGGGCAGTGAGGTGCTGCTGGATGTGTGCCAAAGGAGGCACTTTCTAAGAGGGGACCAGCAGCAGGCACTCACTTGGGACTCTTACCTGAGGGGCTGCCACCCAGGCCTTGGGCCCCTGGGGATGGAGCTGAGGAAGAACTTGGCAGCCCAGTGGTGGGCCTCGGTGGTAGTTTCCAGGGAGCAGGTGTCTGCAGTGGATTCTTTGCTACATCGTGCTCCAGGAGCTGGCATGCTGCCAGCAGGGGAGGCTCTCAGGCTGATACAGGTTGGAGCCCTGCGTGAAATCTTCCAGAATAAAGAATTAAACAAAGAGCAGATAACTGCAGCTCTGGAAAAGGTGCTAGGGATGTCTGGGGTGCTGCGAGAGGACCTTCTTCATG GTGCTCTAGAGCAATATATTAATTGTCTAGAATTGGTAAACAAGAGGCTGCCATGTGGACTTGCTCAGGTTGGAGTATGTTTTCATCCTGTTCTGGACATTGAGCCTCAAAATGACAACATCGCAAG AATAGGCGAAAGGACAATGTCTTCCCTTGTATGGTTTAGCTCCGCCAGAACTGCAGGACAGTGGCTTGATTACTGGTTACGCCAGCGGCTCCAGTGGTGGAGAAAG TTTGCGATAGGCCCATCCAATTTCAGCAGCAGCGACTTTCAAGATAAAgagggaagaaaaggaaataatttgtACTACAGCTTTCCTTGGGGAAAGGAACCAATAGAAACGTTGCAGAGTCTAGGAGATAATGAACTGTTACAAATGTATCCAGGGAATAAATCAAAATTACAT GGCCGGGATGGAAGGAAGAATGTTATTCCTCATGTGCTGTCTGTGAGTGGCAATCTGGACCAAGGAGTGCTAGCATATCTTTGTGATTCTCTGCAGTTCACGGAGAGCTCTCTAACAAGAAAGAAAACTCTTCAAAGAAAG GTACTTAAGCTTCACCCTTGTTTAACACCAATAAAAGTTGCTTTGGACGTGGGAAGAGGCCCAACAATGGAGCTGAGACAG GTGTGTCAGGGGCTGTTCAACGAATTGATAGAGAAAGGAATTTCTGTGTGGCCTGGGTATCTTGAAACCATGCACACACCCCTGGAGCAACTCtatgcaaa GTATGATGAGATGAGTGTCCTCTTCACAATCTTGATCAGTGATGCTACGCTGGAGAATGGAGTGGTTCAGCTGAGAAGCAGAGACACAACCATGAAAGAAATGATGCACATCTCTCGATTGAAGGACTTTTTAACTAAGTACATTACAGCAGCTAAAAATGTATAA
- the DDX5 gene encoding probable ATP-dependent RNA helicase DDX5 isoform X2 produces the protein MPGFGGPRFGGSRGGPLSGKKFGNPGEKLTKKKWNLDELPKFEKNFYQEHPDVVRRTVQEVEQYRASKEVTVKGHTCPKPLINFYEANFPANVMEVIQAQNFTEPTAIQAQGWPVALSGLDMVGVAQTGSGKTLSYLLPAIVHINHQPFLERGDGPICLVLAPTRELAQQVQQVAAEYSRACRLKSTCIYGGAPKGPQIRDLERGVEICIATPGRLIDFLEAGKTNLRRCTYLVLDEADRMLDMGFEPQIRKIVDQIRPDRQTLMWSATWPKEVRQLAEDFLKEYVHINIGALELSANHNILQIVDVCHDVEKDDKLIRLMEEIMSEKENKTIVFVETKRRCDDLTRKMRRDGWPAMGIHGDKSQQERDWVLNEFKHGKAPILIATDVASRGLDVEDVKFVINYDYPNSSEDYIHRIGRTARSTKTGTAYTFFTPNNIKQVSDLISVLREANQAINPKLLQLIEDRGSGRSRGDRRDRYSAGKRGGFGSFRERENFERTYGAVGKRDFGAKAQNGGYSAQTYSNGTPFGNGFAAAGMQASFRAAGNPAGAYQNGYDQQYATNIATMHNGMNQQQYAYPATGAAPMIGYPMPAGYTQ, from the exons ATGCCTGG GTTTGGTGGTCCTCGTTTTGGAGGAAGCAGAGGTGGACCTCTATCTGGAAAGAAATTTGGAAACCCCGGAGAAAAACTTACAAAAAAGAAATGGAACCTAGATGAACTGCCCAAATTTGAGAAGAATTTTTATCAAGAGCATCCTGATGTAGTTAGACGCACTGTG CAAGAGGTTGAACAGTACAGAGCAAGCAAAGAAGTTACAGTGAAGGGCCATACCTGTCCAAAACCACTTATAAATTTCTATGAAGCTAACTTTCCTG CAAATGTTATGGAAGTAATTCAGGCACAGAATTTCACTGAACCAACTGCTATTCAAGCACAAGGATGGCCTGTTGCTTTGAGCGGACTGGATATGGTTGGAGTAGCACAGACTGGATCAGGAAAAACCCTGTCT TACTTGTTGCCTGCCATAGTGCATATAAATCATCAGCCATTCCTAGAGCGAGGAGATGGACCTATT TGTCTGGTGTTGGCACCAACTCGAGAACTGGCTCAACAGGTGCAGCAAGTGGCTGCTGAATATAGCAGAGCATGTCGTTTGAAGTCTACTTGTATTTATGGAGGCGCTCCAAAGGGACCACAAATTCGTGATTTAGAAAGAG GTGTGGAAATCTGCATTGCAACACCTggaagactcatagacttttTAGAAGCTGGAAAGACCAATCTCAGGAGATGTACTTACCTTGTACTTGATGAAGCTGACAGAATGCTTGACATGGGATTTGAACCTCAGATCAGAAAAATAGTAGATCAGATAAGG CCTGACCGGCAAACTCTAATGTGGAGTGCAACATGGCCCAAAGAAGTTCGACAACTTGCTGAAGATTTCTTGAAAGAATATGTACACATCAACATTGGGGCATTGGAACTAAGTGCGAACCACAACATTCTTCAAATTGTGGATGTCTGTCATGATGTAGAGAAGGATGACAA ACTTATTCGGTTGATGGAAGAAATTATgagtgagaaagaaaacaaaaccattgTGTTCGTGGAAACCAAAAGACGATGTGATGATCTTACCAGAAAAATGAGAAGAGATGG GTGGCCAGCAATGGGTATCCACGGTGACAAAAGCCAGCAGGAGCGAGACTGGGTTCTAAATG AATTCAAACATGGAAAAGCTCCTATCCTGATTGCTACAGATGTTGCATCCAGAGGTCTAG ATGTGGAAGATGTGAAATTTGTCATCAATTATGACTACCCTAACTCCTCAGAGGACTATATCCACCGAATTGGACGAACTGCCCGCAGTACCAAAACAGGCACAGCCTACACATTCTTTACTCCTAACAATATAAAGCAAGTAAGCGACCTCATCTCTGTGCTTCGGGAGGCTAATCAAGCTATCAACCCCAAATTGCTTCAGTTGATTGAAGACAGAGGTTCAG GTCGTTCCCGAGGTGATCGACGTGACAGATATTCTGCGGGCAAAAGGGGTGGATTTGGtagttttagagagagagagaattttgagAGAACTTACGGTGCGGTAGGAAAGAGAGACTTTGGAGCAAAAGCCCAAAATGGTGGCTACAGTGCTCAAACCTACAGTAATGGAACTCCATTTGGAAATGGCTTTGCAGCTGCTGGCATGCAGGCTAGCTTCAGAGCTGCTGGTAATCCTGCAGGAGCTTACCAGAATGGTTATGATCAACAGTATGCAACTAACATTGCGACTATGCACAATGGTATGAACCAACAGCAGTATGCATATCCTGCCACTGGTGCTGCTCCTATGATAGGTTACCCAATGCCAGCAGGTTATACTCAATAA
- the POLG2 gene encoding DNA polymerase subunit gamma-2 isoform X2 — MVLSGCSGIRLWGRARVGVLNPNHPLKGRHPGPDVGASKIQLRHKLGVPGVQVGPPRPAVGVPGVQMPSLRFALGPLFAQLRPYMGGPCNSAEGQHWEGSEVLLDVCQRRHFLRGDQQQALTWDSYLRGCHPGLGPLGMELRKNLAAQWWASVVVSREQVSAVDSLLHRAPGAGMLPAGEALRLIQVGALREIFQNKELNKEQITAALEKVLGMSGVLREDLLHGALEQYINCLELVNKRLPCGLAQVGVCFHPVLDIEPQNDNIARIGERTMSSLVWFSSARTAGQWLDYWLRQRLQWWRKFAIGPSNFSSSDFQDKEGRKGNNLYYSFPWGKEPIETLQSLGDNELLQMYPGNKSKLHGRDGRKNVIPHVLSVSGNLDQGVLAYLCDSLQFTESSLTRKKTLQRKVLKLHPCLTPIKVALDVGRGPTMELRQVCQGLFNELIEKGISVWPGYLETMHTPLEQLYAKYDEMSVLFTILISDATLENGVVQLRSRDTTMKEMMHISRLKDFLTKYITAAKNV, encoded by the exons ATGGTGCTGAGCGGTTGCTCGGGGATCAGGCTTTGGGGCAGGGCTCGGGTTGGGGTCCTGAACCCCAACCATCCCCTGAAGGGGAGGCATCCGGGGCCTGACGTGGGCGCCTCCAAGATCCAATTGAGGCACAAGTTGGGGGTCCCTGGGGTGCAGGTGGGCCCCCCCAGGCCTgctgtgggggtccctggggtgcAG ATGCCGTCCCTCAGGTTTGCGCTGGGGCCCCTGTTTGCCCAATTGCGGCCCTATATGGGGGGGCCCTGCAACAGTGCAGAGGGGCAGCATTGGGAGGGCAGTGAGGTGCTGCTGGATGTGTGCCAAAGGAGGCACTTTCTAAGAGGGGACCAGCAGCAGGCACTCACTTGGGACTCTTACCTGAGGGGCTGCCACCCAGGCCTTGGGCCCCTGGGGATGGAGCTGAGGAAGAACTTGGCAGCCCAGTGGTGGGCCTCGGTGGTAGTTTCCAGGGAGCAGGTGTCTGCAGTGGATTCTTTGCTACATCGTGCTCCAGGAGCTGGCATGCTGCCAGCAGGGGAGGCTCTCAGGCTGATACAGGTTGGAGCCCTGCGTGAAATCTTCCAGAATAAAGAATTAAACAAAGAGCAGATAACTGCAGCTCTGGAAAAGGTGCTAGGGATGTCTGGGGTGCTGCGAGAGGACCTTCTTCATG GTGCTCTAGAGCAATATATTAATTGTCTAGAATTGGTAAACAAGAGGCTGCCATGTGGACTTGCTCAGGTTGGAGTATGTTTTCATCCTGTTCTGGACATTGAGCCTCAAAATGACAACATCGCAAG AATAGGCGAAAGGACAATGTCTTCCCTTGTATGGTTTAGCTCCGCCAGAACTGCAGGACAGTGGCTTGATTACTGGTTACGCCAGCGGCTCCAGTGGTGGAGAAAG TTTGCGATAGGCCCATCCAATTTCAGCAGCAGCGACTTTCAAGATAAAgagggaagaaaaggaaataatttgtACTACAGCTTTCCTTGGGGAAAGGAACCAATAGAAACGTTGCAGAGTCTAGGAGATAATGAACTGTTACAAATGTATCCAGGGAATAAATCAAAATTACAT GGCCGGGATGGAAGGAAGAATGTTATTCCTCATGTGCTGTCTGTGAGTGGCAATCTGGACCAAGGAGTGCTAGCATATCTTTGTGATTCTCTGCAGTTCACGGAGAGCTCTCTAACAAGAAAGAAAACTCTTCAAAGAAAG GTACTTAAGCTTCACCCTTGTTTAACACCAATAAAAGTTGCTTTGGACGTGGGAAGAGGCCCAACAATGGAGCTGAGACAG GTGTGTCAGGGGCTGTTCAACGAATTGATAGAGAAAGGAATTTCTGTGTGGCCTGGGTATCTTGAAACCATGCACACACCCCTGGAGCAACTCtatgcaaa GTATGATGAGATGAGTGTCCTCTTCACAATCTTGATCAGTGATGCTACGCTGGAGAATGGAGTGGTTCAGCTGAGAAGCAGAGACACAACCATGAAAGAAATGATGCACATCTCTCGATTGAAGGACTTTTTAACTAAGTACATTACAGCAGCTAAAAATGTATAA
- the DDX5 gene encoding probable ATP-dependent RNA helicase DDX5 isoform X1 has translation MPGYDMDRGFGGPRFGGSRGGPLSGKKFGNPGEKLTKKKWNLDELPKFEKNFYQEHPDVVRRTVQEVEQYRASKEVTVKGHTCPKPLINFYEANFPANVMEVIQAQNFTEPTAIQAQGWPVALSGLDMVGVAQTGSGKTLSYLLPAIVHINHQPFLERGDGPICLVLAPTRELAQQVQQVAAEYSRACRLKSTCIYGGAPKGPQIRDLERGVEICIATPGRLIDFLEAGKTNLRRCTYLVLDEADRMLDMGFEPQIRKIVDQIRPDRQTLMWSATWPKEVRQLAEDFLKEYVHINIGALELSANHNILQIVDVCHDVEKDDKLIRLMEEIMSEKENKTIVFVETKRRCDDLTRKMRRDGWPAMGIHGDKSQQERDWVLNEFKHGKAPILIATDVASRGLDVEDVKFVINYDYPNSSEDYIHRIGRTARSTKTGTAYTFFTPNNIKQVSDLISVLREANQAINPKLLQLIEDRGSGRSRGDRRDRYSAGKRGGFGSFRERENFERTYGAVGKRDFGAKAQNGGYSAQTYSNGTPFGNGFAAAGMQASFRAAGNPAGAYQNGYDQQYATNIATMHNGMNQQQYAYPATGAAPMIGYPMPAGYTQ, from the exons ATGCCTGGGTACGACATGGACAGAGG GTTTGGTGGTCCTCGTTTTGGAGGAAGCAGAGGTGGACCTCTATCTGGAAAGAAATTTGGAAACCCCGGAGAAAAACTTACAAAAAAGAAATGGAACCTAGATGAACTGCCCAAATTTGAGAAGAATTTTTATCAAGAGCATCCTGATGTAGTTAGACGCACTGTG CAAGAGGTTGAACAGTACAGAGCAAGCAAAGAAGTTACAGTGAAGGGCCATACCTGTCCAAAACCACTTATAAATTTCTATGAAGCTAACTTTCCTG CAAATGTTATGGAAGTAATTCAGGCACAGAATTTCACTGAACCAACTGCTATTCAAGCACAAGGATGGCCTGTTGCTTTGAGCGGACTGGATATGGTTGGAGTAGCACAGACTGGATCAGGAAAAACCCTGTCT TACTTGTTGCCTGCCATAGTGCATATAAATCATCAGCCATTCCTAGAGCGAGGAGATGGACCTATT TGTCTGGTGTTGGCACCAACTCGAGAACTGGCTCAACAGGTGCAGCAAGTGGCTGCTGAATATAGCAGAGCATGTCGTTTGAAGTCTACTTGTATTTATGGAGGCGCTCCAAAGGGACCACAAATTCGTGATTTAGAAAGAG GTGTGGAAATCTGCATTGCAACACCTggaagactcatagacttttTAGAAGCTGGAAAGACCAATCTCAGGAGATGTACTTACCTTGTACTTGATGAAGCTGACAGAATGCTTGACATGGGATTTGAACCTCAGATCAGAAAAATAGTAGATCAGATAAGG CCTGACCGGCAAACTCTAATGTGGAGTGCAACATGGCCCAAAGAAGTTCGACAACTTGCTGAAGATTTCTTGAAAGAATATGTACACATCAACATTGGGGCATTGGAACTAAGTGCGAACCACAACATTCTTCAAATTGTGGATGTCTGTCATGATGTAGAGAAGGATGACAA ACTTATTCGGTTGATGGAAGAAATTATgagtgagaaagaaaacaaaaccattgTGTTCGTGGAAACCAAAAGACGATGTGATGATCTTACCAGAAAAATGAGAAGAGATGG GTGGCCAGCAATGGGTATCCACGGTGACAAAAGCCAGCAGGAGCGAGACTGGGTTCTAAATG AATTCAAACATGGAAAAGCTCCTATCCTGATTGCTACAGATGTTGCATCCAGAGGTCTAG ATGTGGAAGATGTGAAATTTGTCATCAATTATGACTACCCTAACTCCTCAGAGGACTATATCCACCGAATTGGACGAACTGCCCGCAGTACCAAAACAGGCACAGCCTACACATTCTTTACTCCTAACAATATAAAGCAAGTAAGCGACCTCATCTCTGTGCTTCGGGAGGCTAATCAAGCTATCAACCCCAAATTGCTTCAGTTGATTGAAGACAGAGGTTCAG GTCGTTCCCGAGGTGATCGACGTGACAGATATTCTGCGGGCAAAAGGGGTGGATTTGGtagttttagagagagagagaattttgagAGAACTTACGGTGCGGTAGGAAAGAGAGACTTTGGAGCAAAAGCCCAAAATGGTGGCTACAGTGCTCAAACCTACAGTAATGGAACTCCATTTGGAAATGGCTTTGCAGCTGCTGGCATGCAGGCTAGCTTCAGAGCTGCTGGTAATCCTGCAGGAGCTTACCAGAATGGTTATGATCAACAGTATGCAACTAACATTGCGACTATGCACAATGGTATGAACCAACAGCAGTATGCATATCCTGCCACTGGTGCTGCTCCTATGATAGGTTACCCAATGCCAGCAGGTTATACTCAATAA